The genomic window CGCGCCTCGCCGTGGCGCCGGAAGTCGGCGGCTCCATCACCCGTTACGCATCGGAGCGCGGCGGAACCACCATCGAGTGGATGCGCCCCTCGCCGGCCGACGCCATCGCCAACCGCTCGGCCGGCGGCACGTCGAGCTTCCCGATGGTGCCGTTCTCGAACCGCATCCGCAACGCCGCGTTTGGCTTCCAGGGGCGGACCATCCAGCTCCCGCAGAACTTCCGGCCCGAACCGCATGCCATCCACGGGCACGCCTGGCGCGAGCCGTGGGCCGTCCTCTCGCAGTCGGACGCGACCCTGACGCTGGAGTACCGTCACCCGGCCGACGCGTGGCCCTGGACCTACACGGCGCAGCAGGCGTTCGATCTCACCGAAGAACGCCTCCGCGTCCGGTTCACGGTGACCAACGAGGCGTCGGCGCCGATGCCGGTCGGCTTCGGCCTCCATCCCTACTTCGTCCGCACGCCCCGCGCTACCGTGCGCGCCGACGTCGGCCAGATGTGGCAGGCCGACGCCGGCCTCATGCCGGTCAACCTCGTGCCGCCGCCCCCGCAACTCCTGCTCGACGGCGCCGGCCTGAACCCGGACGCCACCCCGCTCGACAACAACTTCGTCGGCTTCGGCGGGCGGGCGATCATCGCCTGGCCCGAGTGGAACGCCCGGCTGCGGATCGATGCCGACCCGGCCTATGCCTGCCTGGTCGTCTACACGCCGGCGGGCCAGGACTTCTTCTGCGTGGAGCCGGCAACCAACTGTATCGACGGCTTCAACCTGGCCGACGCCGGCCGAACGGACACCGGCATCATCGTGCTGGCGCCGGGCGAGACCGCCGCCGGGGATGTGACGTTCACGCCGGAGTTGGCGTGACCAGCCGAATACCGGTTCCTGCATCCGACACACCCATCACGCCACCACCGAGTCCTGCCCTGCCTGCACGCAAAGACATCGCCAGGCCCTGGTTCGCCATCGGCTGGTTCCTGATCTGGGGTCTGTTCCAGACGTTCGCCGTCGTATCGGTGCTCGACGGCACCTGGGAGCGCCCGGCGGCGTTCCCGGCCGGGGTCTACGAGACGCTGATCTGGCCGGACATGTTCTTCGTTCCCCTCTACGTGGCGACGGCCGCCCTGCTCTGGAGGCGGCACTGGCTCGGGAACGTGCTCGCGTTCGTGGCCGGCGGCGGCATCATCTACGTGATGATCTACCTGCTGGCGCTGTCGGGACTCTCCGGGGCCGTCAACGTCGTCGCGGACGGCCTGTTCCTCGTCTTCACGCTCGTGTCGCTGTGGCAGGTCGGGGTTCGAGCCCGCCGGCGCGCCGCGGGCTGAATGCCGCCTCGCCTTGCCGCGCCGCGCGCTGATGGCCGCCTCAGCCTTGTTGCGCCGCGCCCGGCCGTGCATTTGCAGATCGCTTTCAACCCTGAATGGCAGCGCGTCGACCGACTGTTCGGGGATGCTCCCCTCGAGCATTGACAAATAGTTTTGTCAATGGTTCAATGGCCGCGCATGCTCGACGTCGAGGTCATCGATGATCCGGCCGCCGCGATGACGACCCTGGACCCGAAGCGGGCCCGCTTGCTGGCGGAGATGGCCGAGCCGATCTCGGCCGCGACGCTGGCCGCCCGGGTCGGCCTGGCCCGGCAGAAGGTCAACTACCACCTGCGCGCGCTGGAAAGGCACGGCCTGGTGGAGGAGGCGGAACGGCGCAGGTGGGGAGGACTGACCGAGCGCCTGCTGGTAGCCAGGGCGGCCTCGTATGTCGTCTCGCCGGCGGCGCTGGGCCCGATCGCGAGCGACCCGGCCCGAACGCGCGATCGGCTGTCCGCCGGCTACCTGATCGCGTTGGGGGCACGAATCGTCCAGGAAACGAGCCAGCTCCTGCGGCGGTCGCGAGAGGCCGGGAAGCGCCTGGCGACGCTGTCTATCGACACCGAGATCCGTTTCCGTTCCGCGGCCGAGCGCGCCGCGTGCAGTCGGGAGCTCGCCGCGACGGTGGCCCGGCTCGTCGCGCGCTACCACGACGAGACGGCGCCGGGGGGCCGCCGGCATCGCCTGGTGGTCGTCGCGCATGCCAGACCGGCCACGCCGAAACCAACCACCGAGGAGACACCATGACCGTGAAACGCAGCGCGTCCGGCCGCCGGTCCATCGAGCTCGAAGTGGAGGTCCCGGGCACGCCCGAGGAGGTCTGGCAGGCGATCGCCACCGGACCCGGCATCTCCGCCTGGTTCTTTCCGGCGGAGGTGGAAGAGCGCCCCGGAGGACGCATCGTCTGGCACATGGAGCCGGGCGTGGACGCCCCGGGCACGGTCACTGCCTGGGAACCGCCGCGCCGGTTGGGCATCGAAGAACCGCCAGATTGGCGACCGGGAGCCGCGGCGCTCGCCACCGAGTGGACGATCGAGCCGCGCGCCGGCGGCACCTGCGTGGTGCGTCTCGTCCACAGCCTCTTCGCCGACACCGGCGACTGGGACGACGAGCTCGAGGGCATCGAGGCCAACTGGCCCTGCTTCTTCGGTATCCTGCAGCTTTACCTCAAGCACTTCCGCGGGCAGTCCGCCGCGATCATCCGCGTGACGGGAACCGCCTCGGGGACCGCGCGCGACGCGTGGAGGGCGTTGCTCGATGCGCTCGGTCTCGCCGGCGCCGCCGAGGGGCAATCCTGGCGCACGCCGTCCGACGGCGCGCCGCCGCTGTCCGGGGCCGTCGAGCGCATCGTGGAGGGGACGTCGCCGCACGCGCTGCTCCGGCTCGACCACCCGCTGCCCGGCATCGCAGCACCCACCGTGTACACGATGGACGACCAGGTGATGACGTCGTTCGGCATCCATCTGTACGGCGACGCGGCGGCCGCCGTCGCTGCTAGTGAGGAGCCGGCGTGGCAGGCGTGGATGAAGCGGCGGTTCCCGGCGCCGGAACAGAGGGACACGACCTGACGATCGGACGCGATAAACCCTGAGATCGAGAAACGCGGTGGGGCGGCTCCCGCCGGGTCGCAGGGGGCCCGGGCACGAACGCCGACGGCGACGGCACCGCCTACGATCCGCCGCGCCGGGAGCTACCTTCCGCGACTGGTCTCGCGCAATCGCCGAATCTGCCGCACCGCCGCGTCGATCTGCAGCTCCATGATCTGCTCGCCGTACTCGGCGGTCGCGCGTGTCGGGTTCCCGGACACGCCGCTGCCGTCGCCGCGCGTGCCGGGCGCCATCTGGTCGATGCGCAGCAGTGACGGCTCGAGGAACAGCAGGGTCGACGTGTCGTGCATGCCGGCGTGCGAGCCGACGTCCTCCTCGCGCTCGCCCTGCGCGACGAGCCACTCGTCTCCCGGCCCCGGGTAGTAGTCGGTCAGGTGGTGCACGCGCGCCGATGCGCCCGCCCACTCTGCGTTGAGCCGCTCGGCCACCGCCGCCTGCGACGCCTGGTTGCCGCCGCTGTCTCCCATCAGCGCGATGTCGACGAACCCGTGCTGCCGGAGGCTGCGCGCCGCGTACTCCAGGACCTGCTCGAACACCTCGGGCGGCGTCGTGATCGTGCCGGGAAAGCGCATGTGGCCGCTCGGCGGATCGACGTTCCCCTCGGGTACGTACGCCATCACCGGCGCCACCAGCGCGTCGCCCAGCCGCCGCGCCGCCTCGCCCGCCTTGTGCCGGACCAGGTAGTTGTGCTTGCCCAGCACCATGTGCGGCCCGTTCTGCTCGGTGCCGCCGGTCGGGATGATCACCGTCGTGACGCCTGCCGCGAGCTTGTCGCGCACTTCGGTCCAGGTGAGCTCTTCGAGGAACACCGTGTCGGGCGGCTGGGCCAGTGGGGTGACGGTCAGGCTGAGAATGGTCAGGCCGAGAATCAGAGCCGGTGCGAATCGCATGGATGTCTCCGTGATTGGGTGACGCTCGACTAGTCTACCGCTCGCCCGCTCGATCGGCTCGCTGCCGGCTCGTCTTCCATGCCGCATCACCCGTCGTGCTACATGAATTTCCCTCCCCATGACGCCAGAAACCTTATGATCAACGCGTGACCGCCGTGCTCGCTGCCTGGATCGGCCAGACGGATCTGGACTGCGCGAACGGCAGAAGGCCCGGCCCCGGTCCCATCGGCAGCGTGGTAGCCGCCCGTTCCTTCGACGCACTCGTGTTGCTGTCGAACTACGAACCGCCGCAGAACCGCGCGTTCGTGGACTGGCTGGCCGAGATGGACGCACCCCCCGTCCATCTGAGACCGGAGCCGCTGGACGACCCGACCGACTATGGGGCCATCCACGCCGCCGCGGCTCGCGCGCTGGAGTATGCTCGCGAGACGTTTGCCCCGCAAGTCGATCTGTCCATCCACGTCAGCCCCGGCACCCCGGCCATGCAGGCAATCTGGGTGCTGCTCGCCAAGACCCGCTACCCCGCCGAGCTGATCCAGTCGCACGAGAAGACCGGCGTCCGGACCGTCTCCGTGCCGTTCGACATCGCAGCGGAGTACGTGCCGGCGCTGCTGCGCGAGACCGACGACAAGCTGACCCGCCTGACCGCCGGGCTGCCGCCCGAGTCGCCGGCGTTCGACCGGATCATCGGTCGCAGCCCGGCGCTGGGCCGCGCCCGCACGCGCGCCCGGCGCATCGCTCCGCACGACGTCACCGTGCTCATCGAAGGCGAGTCCGGCACCGGCAAGGAACTGTTCGCACGCGCGATTCACGCCGAGAGCCGCCGCCGCGGCGGACCGTTCGAGGAGGTCAACTGCGGCGCGCTGCCGGAGGGACTCGTCGAATCGCTGCTCTTCGGCCATGCCCGCGGCGCGTTCTCCGGCGCCGTTCGCCCGCACGCCGGTCACTTCGAAGCCGCCGGTGGCGGAACCCTCTTCCTGGACGAGATCGGGGAGCTCCCGCTGCCCGCGCAGGTCAAGATGCTCCGCGCGCTGCAGGAGAAGACCGTCCGGCGGCTCGGATCGGACAAGTCGATTGCCGTCGATGTCCGGATCATCGCCGCCACGAACCGTGACCTGCGGGCCGAGGTAGCGGCAGGTCGTTTCCGGGAGGATCTCTACTACCGCATCGCAACCGGCATCGTTCGACTCCCGCCGCTCCGCGAGCGCCAGGGAGACCTGACGCCGCTCATCGACCACTTCCTCGCTGCCGCGAACCGCAAGTTCGCCGATCAGCCTGGCGTCGAGCAG from Acidobacteriota bacterium includes these protein-coding regions:
- a CDS encoding aldose 1-epimerase: MTQDTPEVIELRAGSTRLAVAPEVGGSITRYASERGGTTIEWMRPSPADAIANRSAGGTSSFPMVPFSNRIRNAAFGFQGRTIQLPQNFRPEPHAIHGHAWREPWAVLSQSDATLTLEYRHPADAWPWTYTAQQAFDLTEERLRVRFTVTNEASAPMPVGFGLHPYFVRTPRATVRADVGQMWQADAGLMPVNLVPPPPQLLLDGAGLNPDATPLDNNFVGFGGRAIIAWPEWNARLRIDADPAYACLVVYTPAGQDFFCVEPATNCIDGFNLADAGRTDTGIIVLAPGETAAGDVTFTPELA
- a CDS encoding helix-turn-helix transcriptional regulator, translated to MLDVEVIDDPAAAMTTLDPKRARLLAEMAEPISAATLAARVGLARQKVNYHLRALERHGLVEEAERRRWGGLTERLLVARAASYVVSPAALGPIASDPARTRDRLSAGYLIALGARIVQETSQLLRRSREAGKRLATLSIDTEIRFRSAAERAACSRELAATVARLVARYHDETAPGGRRHRLVVVAHARPATPKPTTEETP
- a CDS encoding SRPBCC domain-containing protein — translated: MTVKRSASGRRSIELEVEVPGTPEEVWQAIATGPGISAWFFPAEVEERPGGRIVWHMEPGVDAPGTVTAWEPPRRLGIEEPPDWRPGAAALATEWTIEPRAGGTCVVRLVHSLFADTGDWDDELEGIEANWPCFFGILQLYLKHFRGQSAAIIRVTGTASGTARDAWRALLDALGLAGAAEGQSWRTPSDGAPPLSGAVERIVEGTSPHALLRLDHPLPGIAAPTVYTMDDQVMTSFGIHLYGDAAAAVAASEEPAWQAWMKRRFPAPEQRDTT
- a CDS encoding creatininase family protein, translated to MRFAPALILGLTILSLTVTPLAQPPDTVFLEELTWTEVRDKLAAGVTTVIIPTGGTEQNGPHMVLGKHNYLVRHKAGEAARRLGDALVAPVMAYVPEGNVDPPSGHMRFPGTITTPPEVFEQVLEYAARSLRQHGFVDIALMGDSGGNQASQAAVAERLNAEWAGASARVHHLTDYYPGPGDEWLVAQGEREEDVGSHAGMHDTSTLLFLEPSLLRIDQMAPGTRGDGSGVSGNPTRATAEYGEQIMELQIDAAVRQIRRLRETSRGR
- a CDS encoding AAA family ATPase: MTAVLAAWIGQTDLDCANGRRPGPGPIGSVVAARSFDALVLLSNYEPPQNRAFVDWLAEMDAPPVHLRPEPLDDPTDYGAIHAAAARALEYARETFAPQVDLSIHVSPGTPAMQAIWVLLAKTRYPAELIQSHEKTGVRTVSVPFDIAAEYVPALLRETDDKLTRLTAGLPPESPAFDRIIGRSPALGRARTRARRIAPHDVTVLIEGESGTGKELFARAIHAESRRRGGPFEEVNCGALPEGLVESLLFGHARGAFSGAVRPHAGHFEAAGGGTLFLDEIGELPLPAQVKMLRALQEKTVRRLGSDKSIAVDVRIIAATNRDLRAEVAAGRFREDLYYRIATGIVRLPPLRERQGDLTPLIDHFLAAANRKFADQPGVEQKTLSPPARNLLLRHPWPGNVRELQATIDRLALWAPGAAVTADDVREELLRTVQDERGNLLGRPLGNGLELPTLVADLARHYLERALAEADGNKTRAAELVGLPSYQTLTNWMKRYDVTLPGRARR